DNA sequence from the Oreochromis niloticus isolate F11D_XX linkage group LG8, O_niloticus_UMD_NMBU, whole genome shotgun sequence genome:
GTAAGAGATGTTTTtcaaaaattgttttctttattttgatttgccgctaattaaattttttatttgtaatttttgtaGTGCTCCCTACTATGTGAACCCCTCACCTgaagttttatgttttttagttCAAGCCAATTAAATTCTAAACTatcaaccccaacaatcaaatgatcccctTTAATAGCAAGCACTGGGCAAcggtggaaaggaaaaactccctttgaaaaggaagaaacctttgacagaaccaggctaagaaaggggcagccatctgtcatgactggttggggggtgaggggcagaggaaaagaaaaatgagagcacaCGTTAGCTATATGTTGCTCATGTTGCTAAAAATGAACAACGTATGGTTTTCTGGACTGTGAAAGAAATTCCTCAAGTCAGTTTTCAGTGACGTGACTGAAGACTTTTCTGGATGGCCGAGTGGATGcttgtcagaaacagttcatttcCTTTCTTGGTTAAATGAACTCCGTCGGGTAAAAAAGTTGAGCTGTTGACAAACCTCAAGCACGGATGCTCAATAATCACTCCAGCAAAGCGGTCGACAGCCTTTCTAATGCTGGCATTCACAATCTCCCTGTCCTTATTGATTTTGCCTGGATTTCCATATCTCCACACTTGACGATTGTTGATGGATGAATATGCAATTGCCATTGAGGGGAACCCTGCGTGCAGTTGCATCAATTCCTTCTCAATGACAGAAGAAAGTTTATAAGCAGAAAAGAGTCCCAAATCATTGCCCCCAGCATGGATTACCAGTATGTCAGGTGGGCTCTGTCTGGATAGCTCCTCATAAAAACAAGGAAGGACTCCCCTCCAGCGCATTCCTTCTTTGCCAAACCACTGGACTTTGGCATTAAGTCCGAAATTTTCTCCGAAAATCTCTTTTGCTTCACTCTCGGCTCGTCTGATGTAGCTGGACCCAATGATCCACACGTTTGTTTCTCTCTGGTCTTctggcctcttgttgtctttCGGTGTGTTTTCAGAGGTTTTGGTATCACTCAAGGCCGTATCGTTTGTTTTCTGACCTGGGGATTGTATAGTCCTGGACCAGGGACGTTTTTGGATGCTCTGTGTCACTGCTGTTTCTTctggcctcttgttgtctttTAGTGTGTTTTCAGAGGTTTTTGTATCACTCAAGGCcaaattctttgttttctgaCCTGGGAGTCGGATAGTCCTGGACCAGGGACATTTTTGGATGCTCTGtgtcactgctgtttcttttttctcagtgtcTATTCTCATCCTCTTTCTCTCTGGAGAGTAGCTCTCAGAGTTGTTTTTGCTGCCTTTTGAAATCTGACTGTATTGTCTTTTCAACACATTTTTTCCTTCACAGTTAAGTCTTTCTTTCCTTGGTGGAGAGCAGTTGTCATCACTTCTCCTGCAATTCTGTGCAGCATAATCCGGGCCTTGCTTTCTCTTGAGTGGAAGCTGGACAAGTGCGTTTGTTTCCTGAACTTGGAATTGGATCATGCTGGACGAAGAACTTTGTTGGATGCTCtgagtcactgctgtttcttttttctcagtgtcTATTCTCATCCTCTTTCTCTCTGGAGAGTAGCTCTCAGAGTTGTTTTTGCTGCCTTTTGAAATCTGACTGTATTGTCTTTTCAACACATTTTTTCCTTCACAGTTAAGTCTTTCTTTCCTTGGTGGAGAGCAGCTGTCAGCACTTCTCCTGCAATTCTGTGCAGCATAATCCGGGCCTTGCTTTCTCTTGAGTGGAAGCTGGACAAGTGCGTTTGTTTCCTGAACTTGGAATTGGATCATGCTGGACGAAGAACTTTGTTGGATGCTCtgagtcactgctgtttcttttttctcagtgtcTATTCTCATCTTCTTTCTCTCTGGAGAGTAGCTCTCAGAGTTGTTTTTGCTGCCTTTTGAAATCTGACTGTATTGTCTTTTCAACACATTTTTTCCTTCACAGTTAAGTCTTTCTTTCCTTGGTGGAGAGCAGCTGTCAGCACTTCTCCTGCAATTCTGTGCAGCATAATCCGGGCCTTGCTTTCTCTTGAGTGGAAGCTGGACAAGTGCGTTTGTTTCCTGAACTTGGAATTGGATCATGCTGGACGAAGAACTTTGTTGGATGCTCtgagtcactgctgtttcttttttctcagtgtcTATTCTCATCTTCTTTCTCTCTGGAGAGTAGCTCTCAGAGTTGTTTTTGCTGCCTTTTGAAATCTGACTGTATTGTCTTTTCAACACATTTTTTCCTTCACAGTTAAGTCTTTCAGCACTTCTCCTGCAATTCTGTGCAGCATAATCCGGGCCTTGCTTCCTGTTGAGTGGAAGCTGGAAATGAGTTTCTTCAGAATTTGGCTCCGGATTTTGGTGGTCCACTGTAGCAGAGCCAGCGTAAGCTTGTTGATTTTTGCCATGATTACTCTGAGACATGTTGGAGTGTTGATAAAGCGACTGTGTAAAGATTcaactgttttaaaatgtttctcagGTGTACCTTTGAATGCTGCAATCTTGAGTGTTGCAAATAAATTGACTAAAAGTTTGGGATCCCTACCCCTATTTAGGGATTCACAGATCAAAGGCATATGAAATGCCTTTGATCTTCATGATGATGTATAAGGCATATAAAATGCCTTTGATCatcatgatgatgtcatgacATAATGTAACAgtaacattctttttttttttttttaaatttggtgCTATTATATATACTGATGTtgcaaaagacagaaaacatgctgttgtttgcatacATTTAATAATGacctctgcacaggagctgaagcaTTGTCCTGCCTGTTGCTCTTACAGTACttgcaataaaaatacaataacggtaattagtgactgagcagcccagtgcttttctcttgatttctttagtcagggtaaattcattcacctgcacggCTTAGCTAAACGAACTGTACAAAACAAGTATCCccgacagccgagtgctcagCTAGCTGCGTCTCAGGACGTAGCTAGCGACAGTAGTTATGGATTAGCTTACAGATACATTTAACTTACCCAAAAAGTGCGGCGGGGCCTGGGGTCCGTCCGTCGGTTAGTCCGGTTTACTGAAAAACACCTCAGAATGTCAGTTTAAAACAGTCGGTCGTGGTTTTGTACGCTGGACCTCCTCTCAGCGTCCCCGCTCCATCGGCCAATCccctaaaatcgcccctggggGTGACGGCTGGTAAGAGGAAGGTCAGGTTATCCCCTGCCCAGAGAATTGACTGCACAAACCAGATACGGGCAGGGATGTTAAACTCATTTTGCATTGTGGGGATACAAGTCAGATATATAAAGTGCAggtatttgtttaaaaatatagGGTGCAAAAGTGAAAAGTTGTTCGAAAAATAACTACTCAAGTAAAGTATCTGAAAAGTTAACGAAGAATGTCAAAAGTAacgaagtatttgtactttggcACAGAGGTGGGAAGCACCAAAGGTTTTTAAAGTGACTTTAGCTGATGTATTATTGGAGTAGTaaaaaaccacaagacttcAGCACATTTTGTGAGTACAGGGAAAGTTTTCTCATCAACAGCTACTGTACTTGGACGGCTTGATTTGTTGGGACAATGCCTGAAGAATAAAACGCTGTTGTTTTACAAGGTATGCCGTCATTTGTGTTGTAATAGAGGTTGAGATAGTGGTAGAAAGTAAAGTACCAAAATTGTATAGTTATATATTTAGGTATTTGGATATACTTGGGTTCTTCGTCTATCAATCTGACCGCgtggcctaatggataaggcGTCTGACTTCGGATCAGAAGATTGAGGGTTCGAGTCCCTTCGTGGTCGACTTTTGCTTACGTCGCAGCCGCCAAATTCGCTTTCGATTCAGTTGCTTTTTAGACAGCTAACCTAACCACCAAACGATAGCAGTTTTTTGGAATGTTTGTATCCTTGAGTCAAGTTTAAACTTAAAAGCAAAACGAAATGAAGATGTTGTGTATGTGAAACGGAACTCCTACTGAAGCTAATAATGATTGATGGTATCCGTCCAAGCGAACGCGAACGTTATGGTTATTTAACTTACTAGCGAAAACGATTATTCTTTAAGATTAAGACACTAATGTTACAAAAACTCATCAGTCAGTTCTGGCAACAACAAACACGTACAACATTGAGTTAAATACAGAAATAATCACTCCCTTCACCGTTGGcagcagagtggcgcagcggaagcgtgctgggcccataacccagaggtcgatggatcgaaaccatcctctgctaggtttttttttttttttttttcaggaaagAATAACCCTTGGCTCTTCTCTCTTCAACAAAGTGCTGTTTATTATTAGTATAAGCGTCATTTTATACGTATGTCGTTGAAGCTAGTGTGTTAAAGTAGCATTTTTAGTTAAAAGTTGTCTTCACTTAAAACATTGTTGGTGTTTAGTATGAAAcactttcagtgtttattttacaaagaacaacaagaaaaacaacaacaaaaacccaatATGTACACCAACCACTTAATAAATAGTATAAAATCACAGGATTGATTATTATAGCCACTAAATCGCAGGAGGGAGAAGTATAACAGTCATCCACTTAGTCAAAATCCACACGTCTGTTCTGCTTGGTAGCTGAATGAATCTTCTTCTTTCTGAGGCGCTCCTTGTTCCTCTTTTCCAACCTGCACAACACATTTCAGGTCAAATTTAGCAATTTATAAAGTAGACCAACAACCAAATAACACCACTCTAAGCAGTACCTTGCTGCCCTGAGAGCGATGTCTTCAGCTGTTGGCTCATGGGGCTTCTCACTGGCTTCTGCTATGATGGCAGAGATCTTCTGTATGCAGTCAGAAAGGTTTCTCTGCTGACTCCTACTCAGCTCTGAGGTCACCAGCAGCTCCCCGGCCTTAGTGATTCGGGTTTTGTTCTGCACAGCAACATCAAAGTGAGGGGTCAAAGTAAgggatgaaaattaaaaaggaaaaaaaaaaaaaatctgcaaagagAATAACTGTATTTTCTGTTAACTGTGATGCAAGAgtagaaatgaatgaaattgaCATCAACAAGTCAGACATATTTCTTAACTCACTGTATGTGAAAACAAACCTTTTCAAGGATTTTTTCCCGAACATCTTCTGGGATCCATTCTGCTGTTTGCACATGGAATCGGACTTCTGCTTTTGTGCTGACTGTGGATTGAAAATGGTAGACCATCTTATTAACATGCACTATGTTATGCACTAATTATGCACCAGaaagcatttatttttcatttaaaattaaactGTGGTAACCTTTATTGACATGCTGACCCCCAGGACCGCTGCTTCTGCTGTAAGATATCGTCAAACGTTCTAATACATAACACAAGACCATATGGATTAATACATCGTATAAATGACATTTATATGTGATTCTTcttgaaaatatatttgtttgtcCTTACCTACTGGAATGTGAACTTGGGTTTcctgaaaaaagtcaaaataaaacCTGTGTTTCTCGTTGAATAGTTTAAGTTGTTGCCAAACTAAACACACCCTGGGATAATACACTACGTTCAATACGTCCAATAAGCTTTATTCGGAAACAGTAGGTAAACTAGTCCTTTTTTAAGGGACTTTTCTGAGGCATTCTTCCTacaacaaaaagacagaaactgTTCGCGTTTATTTTACTGACCTGTGTGCCGGCTGTCTCTCGGGTCCCGTAACTAACACTCGACTGAAAGGTTTTGTTAGTGTGCCTCAGTACAACATTCCGTAATGTTACATGCTGCCTAATCACGTTTATTCCTACACAACGACAAAACACATAGGAACGTCGCGCAATGGAGGCCGCCATGTTGGAGTGACGTCTTTACGATGGTCGAAAGAACGTCGTGTAGCTGTTGCAGCGTCTCGTGACGGTAGCACATGTATGTGTCCTGGTATCTTCCACAGCAAACGTCGGGGTTTATTAGTAGTattaaagctgtgtgtgtgctagTGAGATACTTGTTAATTTACATTTGGGTTTGGCTTACATGTTTGCAATCAGAAACATTAAGAAAAAGTCAGGTTCCACCGAGATTTGAACTCGGATCGCTGGATTCAGAGTCCAGAGTGCTAACCATTACACCATGGAACCACACGTGCGAGTgtctattttttatgtattcaaTTACGAGAACGAAAGATCACGCTACTATCTTCAGGTCATAAATTATCAATACAATATCAACTCACATGATGCAGAGGCCTGAGGTTGTTTAATGGCTCCACTAGCTGGCATTTTACCATGTCACCTGTTGCGACGAACAAATCCTGTTTTTCCCGCTTTTGTCTGAACTAGGTTCTGACATTAGGGTTCCGAGGTATCTGGAAGGCGACCCTGACCTTTTATAAATGACGCAAATGGAATAGAGCTCACTTTCTCACTGACCTTCGTTGTGGAAAGTACTTGGAGGAGACGGTTAGCTGGAAAAAGTGCAGATTGTGCAAAACTGACAGAAGGAGAAATTTACCTTTTGGACAAAGTGCTGAATTGCTCAAATTAAACGGCGCCTCTAAAATGAACAAGGTAAAAGATAAACACTTTGATTTATCGCACacatttgaaccaaaacataggGCCACTCATATTTGCCTTTTGATAAAATCCTTTATAAGTGATTTTGAGATAAGGAGGGAACTTTTTTGGATATTTAGTATGTTTCCTCTGCTGCCTAAAGGTTAGATACCTGTAAACTTAAACTTAAATTCATTGTATCTCTAGGTTATTTGTTTAAACTGAATATGAACAACCCATGGTAATGTCAGGGTTGCTAGCTAGCAAACAACTACAGACATCTTGTTTGTATTAATGGCATTACCATGAAACGGTGcctacatttaaatttaaaatgatacCTAAAAATGAAGAAGAACATAGAAATAGATATATGATGGATTTTGCTTCtcttcattttaaataattattcaaAAGTGGTTTTTACACGATCTTTTTGCGTATTTCTGTTATGATCTGTTATTTAATCTGGTAATATTGCAACTTCTGTTAACATCTGTTGTCTGCATAAATGCAAGACTCATCAGATCATCAGTCTGTTTGagtaaaatgtacttttaactCATCTCAAACAATAGAAACAGTAGAAtatttgcaaaaaaataaacaaatgcccCCATAGCAACGAAAGCTttatttaaaagttttggttactttaaaaaatatatgtatattgtCTATGTGATCTTATTGCATGGCTCTGTTAACATGATTTTAATGTagtaatatatttttatatctgtTATCTATATTTAATGTAAGATAGACTCATCATGTATCTTTAATCCATCTCAAAAACATTTGCCCGCATCAAAGGGGCCATAGTAACACTGACTTCTTAcatgaaagaatgaaaataaaaaatgtagtctttatttatttctgctatataatctCAGCACACGGTGTCACATGGGTTTATATGTGGTGTTTCAGTGCAGCCTGCTCCCAGATTTGGTGAGCAGCAGCATGAAGTCAGCGGCTGATTTTAAAGTGATGATTTAAAAGTGTAATAGTGAGAGCTTTTTCGAGATCTCTTGCTTGCTGAAATGtggttgtctttcttttctagATTCCCTCTGATGGAGCGGGAGGACTGGGGCCTGCTCAGTTGGACTCTGAAACAATCGCCACCCCACGCCTGCGAGATGTGTCACATGTGTAAGTCACAAGTCTAAAGTCATCAGTACACCCAGAAGTTGAAATTATGAGCATATACTTATTTGgttttcttaatcatttttaattgtttatacTAGGCTGCAGATGTCTTTACCTGGATGTATCGAGCCAGAATTGGAAGACATCATTTGCCCTCCGTTACAGAGCTCAAACGTCTCAGATCGTCCAAATACACTTCTACAACCTTTTAATTGTGGTACGGCTTCTTCAGAGGAGCTGATAGAGGAGGAAAGGCTTTTCCTCAAGTTGTTTATCGAGCAGTTGGTGGCTCACATTGAGATAAAGACCCGCACACCAACAAGGAATGTGGACTTAAGTAAGTTAGAGGCACATGTGAGAGCGAGGACCCCTCTCGACTTACGATTTACTGACCCAAAAGCCTTTGACAAAGTGCTCATCCCCATTTACAAAGACCTTTGCAAGAAGTTTGGCT
Encoded proteins:
- the LOC100690704 gene encoding uncharacterized protein LOC100690704, with protein sequence MNKIPSDGAGGLGPAQLDSETIATPRLRDVSHVLQMSLPGCIEPELEDIICPPLQSSNVSDRPNTLLQPFNCGTASSEELIEEERLFLKLFIEQLVAHIEIKTRTPTRNVDLSKLEAHVRARTPLDLRFTDPKAFDKVLIPIYKDLCKKFGSKYLLLAALDTGDVAFEAAVAEGLTTRLTASAQKPDNLLKRLFSKRSFKFAPFRDVKPCHTDENSQNDRKLVPPLMNRKGDGVRKRLSSMASAVKKRIGDNFVTSECQSLDFFNSKPQFMIVPLL
- the mrpl58 gene encoding large ribosomal subunit protein mL62; this encodes MAASIARRSYVFCRCVGINVIRQHVTLRNVVLRHTNKTFQSSVSYGTRETAGTQETQVHIPVERLTISYSRSSGPGGQHVNKVSTKAEVRFHVQTAEWIPEDVREKILEKNKTRITKAGELLVTSELSRSQQRNLSDCIQKISAIIAEASEKPHEPTAEDIALRAARLEKRNKERLRKKKIHSATKQNRRVDFD